AGACATCGAAGGCAGGGTTAAGGAGCTTCTCAGGGACAAATATGAAGAGAGAATGAAAGAGTTCAGGAAGTCGGCTTGACTTCCCTAAGCTTTCCTTCGCGCTTCTCTATAACCCTCGCCATTACAAAGAGCAAATCGCTGAGTCTGTTGAGATAGACGAGGGCGTTCTTTCCAAAGCCATACTCAAGGACTATTTTTGCGACCTTTCTCTCGGCCCTCCTAGCTATAGCTCTACAAATGTCAAGCTTTGCACTGCCTATCGTCGAACCAGGTAGAACGAAGGCCCTCATCTGAAATTCTTCCTCGTATTTTGCAATTAGCTCTTCTAGCCACTTGATTTCTTTGTCGCCTATTTTGGAGTATTTGCCCTTGCTAGCGAGCTCGCCCATCAACTCGTAGAGCTGGACCTGTATCGTTTCTATTATCCCTGACATCTCTTTAGGAACGTAGTGCATTGCCTCTCCAAGGAAACTATCAAGTTCATCTATGGTTCCGTTAGCCTCCATTATTGAGGAATACTTCACGACCCTGTCGCCAGTAAATAAACCCGTCAACCCCTCATCGCCGGTTTTTGTTGTCACGGACATGTTTTTCACCGCAGGGTTTAACATGTTCCTGTTTATTAGGCTTCCGGAAAGCTTTTTAGGGAGTTTATGAAGAATACGCGGGTGATGTCATGAAGCGCCTGGCGATTGCAATTGTGTTACTACTATTAATGGTTTTTGCGCCAGTGGGTGGAATAAAACTTGCACTTGCGACTACTTCCGAACCCGCTGGCCAATATGTTGTGAAAATAATCAACGTGACAGCAAGTGCAGACGCCTACAGTTACATCTACAAGGGACAGTATTACAAGTGGTATAGCTATCATGAATATTCCGGAAAATATGAGCTCGCTATTGGAAACAGCTCTTACTATCAGAGAGAACGCACGTATCTTCGCTTCAATCTCTCTGAAATACCCAAAGTCGCCGAAATAGCAAACGCCGAGGTGTGCGTTTACGTTGCCTACATAAAATACTTCTCAACCCCGATGAACGTGGGTATCTACAACATCACCAACGACTGGAAGGAAAGTTACACGAATCCCGCTCCCACCCCGGAGGTTCTTTTTGATAACAAAACCCTCTCCAAAGGTTGGGTATGCTTCAACGTTACAAGCTACATCAAGGCAAAATTCCCGGAGCAGAGTGTGTTTAGTTTCGTTCTTAAGCTTGTAAATGAGAGCATATACAACTACGCTTGGATATACTCAAGAGAAAACGCCTTTGACAAGCCAGTTTTAAAGATATCCTATTACGTCCCCGTTGCGGTTAGCTCCCTTGTGGTAAACGAGCCCGTTTATTCTGGAATTCCAAGCAAAATCTACGCCAGTATAACCAACGGCGGGAACGTGGAGACCAACGTCACCTTCTATCTTAAGATAAACGGCGTTCCCCTCTACATTGAGAACATAACACTTCAACCAAAGAGCACCGAGACGATTGTTAAGACATGGATACCAACGATGGAAGGCCAGTATAATATTACAGCTGAAATAGTTGGAAACGGTGTAAGCGACCTCATAACCAAGAGCGTTCAGGTTTATGTCAACCCATACAGGCTGTTCTACGGTCTCACATACCTCTACGAAAACGGCTACGAGAAGATTGCGCCCCAGCTTGACGAGTTCTACGCTA
The sequence above is a segment of the Thermococcus sp. genome. Coding sequences within it:
- a CDS encoding cob(I)yrinic acid a,c-diamide adenosyltransferase, whose amino-acid sequence is MSVTTKTGDEGLTGLFTGDRVVKYSSIMEANGTIDELDSFLGEAMHYVPKEMSGIIETIQVQLYELMGELASKGKYSKIGDKEIKWLEELIAKYEEEFQMRAFVLPGSTIGSAKLDICRAIARRAERKVAKIVLEYGFGKNALVYLNRLSDLLFVMARVIEKREGKLREVKPTS